GCGAGGCCGCCTGGGTGGGCCTGCCCGCCTTCACCTGGGCGCGCTTCGAGCTGGGCGCGGTCTTCCTCATCGCTCCGGTGGCCTTCGTGACCGTGATGGAGCACATCGGCGACATCCTCACCAACGGCCGGGTTGTGGGCCAGGACTTCTTCAAGAAACCGGGGCTGCACCGCACCCTTCTGGGCGACGGCGCGGCCACGGCGCTCGCCGGCCTGATCGGCGGCCCCGCCAACACCACCTACTCCGAGAACACGGGCGTCCTCGCGGTCACCAAGGTCTACGACCCGGCGATCCTGCGCATCGCCGCGGTCTTCGCCATCCTGCTCGGCTTCAGCCCCAAGCTGGCGGCGCTCCTGCAGACGCTGCCCGTTGGGGTGCTGGGCGGGATCTCGATCCTCCTCTTCGGAATGATCGCGAGCGTGGGCATCCGCACCCTTTCGGAGGCGCAGATCGACTTCACCCACTCGCGCAACATGATCGTGGTGGCGCTCATCCTGGTTCTGGGCCTGGGCGGAGCGGTGGCCGACCTGGGCACGATCACCGTCGCCGGGGCCGAGGTGCCGCTGCAGGCCAGCGGCATGGCGCTGGCGGCGCTGGTGGGCGTGATCGTGAACCTGCTGCTTCCCGTCGAAATCGACGAACCCGAAGCCTGATCGGGCCTTTACGCCGCTTTAAAACCCCGCGGTTAGAATGGGCTGCTTCGGCTTCCGACGTGCAGAAAGGAGCGGCATGGGGGGATTCAGCGACGTACTGGGCGCCCTGCTCGAAAGCCAGCTTTCGGGCGGGGCCGCGGAAAAATTGAAACGCGGGTTGCAGGGCGGCGGGCTCGAGCAGATGCTGGGCGAGGCCCTGGGCGGCGGTGGCGCAAGCGGCGCTCTGGGCCAGCTGCTGGGCGGTTCCGGGGGCGGGGGCGCGGCGGGGGTGCTGGGCCAGCTCTTGGGCGGTTCCGGCGGCCGCGCGAACACCGGCGGGCTCGAGGCCCTGGCCGGCCAGCTGCTCGGGGGCGGACGTCCGGCCCGGGCGCGCGACCTCGGCGGCGGCCTGATGGCCCTCCTGGGCGGCCTGGCGATGGCCGCCATGGCCCCGGACGGCCGGCGGCCGGCGCGTGCCCCCGTGGGGCTGCGCGCCCCCGAGACCTCCGAAGAGGAAGAGGAGCTCGAAAACGCGGCGCAGGTCGTGCTGATGGCGATGATCAACGCCGCCAAAGCCGACGGCCGCATCGACCCCGACGAGGCCCGGCGGATCGTGGGCCGGCTCGACGCGATGAACGCGGACCGCGAGGTGCGCGACTGGGTCTTCGAGCAGATGTCGGGCCCGCCCGATGCGGGCCCGGTGGTCGAGGCCGCGCGCGGCGACCCCGAGCTGGCCGCGCAGGTCTACGCGGCCACGCTGCTCGCGGTCGAGGTGGACACGGCCGCCGAGAACCGCTACCTGGAAGAACTGCAGCGGGCCCTGGACCTGCCCGCGGCGGTGGCCGCGCGCATCGAACGGGCGGTGCGCGCCTAGCTTCCTCCCGCGCATAAAGGGCGCGCCGCGGCGCGCCCTCTTCGTCGCCTTCCCGCGCTCACTCGCCCGCGGCCTGGCGCGCCAGCCGCAGGAAGTAGCGGGCCGAGGTGTCTTCGGGGTCGAGCTCCACGGCCCGCTCGTAGGCCCGCGCGGCCTCGGCGTAGCGCCCCTGCTCGTAGCGCACGCGGCCCAACCAGCGCCAGGCCTTGGCGTACTCGGGGTCGGCCTCCACCGCCCGGGCGAACCAGTGCTCGGCCTCCTCGAGCCGTCCCGCCTCGTAGGCGGCCACCCCCTTGAAGAAGGCGTCGGCGGCCGAGAGCCCTACCCCCGCGGCCTCCCGCGCGAGCTTGAGGAAGTGGCGGGCGTCCGCGGGGTTGCCCTCGAGGGCAATCACCTTCTCCCAGTGGGGGATCGCCCTCGCGGGCATGCCCGCGTCCATGTAGCTGCGGGCGAGCCAGCGGTGGGCCTCGGACCAGTCGGGGGCGAGCCCCGCGGCGGTCTCGAACTGCTGGATGGCCGTCGGGTAGTCGCCGGCCTCCCAGGCGGCGTAGCCCTGGTAGAAGGCCTTGACCGCCTCGGAGCCGTACTGGGCCATCTTCTCGGCCTGCTCGGCGAAGTAGGTGTTGCGGGGACTGGGGTTCACCTTCGCCGCCAGCCGCCAGTACTCGGCGGCGCGGATGCCGTCGCCCAGCTCCAGGTAGATCCGGCCCAGCCAGGCCAGGGCCTCCTCGCTCTCGGGCTCGAGGACCAACGCCTGCTCGAAGTAGTCCAGGGCCGCCTTCACGTCGCCCCGCTGGTAGGCCAGAAAGCCCAGCGCCCGCAGCGCCTCGGCGAGCGGAGCGGGGTTGGACTCCCCGGCGAGCACCAGGTAGCGTTTCCAGGCCTTCTCCGCCCGGATCCACCAGCCCGTGGTGGTGTAGATCTGCGCCAAGACCCGCCAGACCTCGGGCTCGTCGGGCTCCAGCTTCGCCGCCGCCTCGGCCTTGGCGATGGCCTGGGCCCAGAGCGGCTTGTCGGGAAACTGGGCCTCGTAGGTTTCCTGCGCCTGTTCGGCCAGGGCGCGGGCCTCGTTCAGCAACTGCACCGCTTCGGGGCTGAGGGCCAGCACCGGCAAGAACAAGAGCACCAGCCAGATCCCTGCGCGCATTCGCCTCGCCTCCTCTCCCCAGCCTAACCGCGGCGCATGAGACCCTGGCGAAAAGCGGGGCCGCGGCGGTATACTACGCCCAGTATGCGGGCCTACGGGTTCTTTTTTAGCTACTAGCGGAAGCTCCACCGGGCTTCCGCGGGGCGGCATGGGGCCGCCCCAAATTCTTGGGAGGCAGCATGTTGGAAGAAGCGTTGGCCGAAATACGCGCCGCGGCGAGCCTGGAAGCGCTGCAGGAGATCAAGGTGCGCTTCCTGGGCAAGAAGGGGCGGCTCACCCAGGCCTTCAAGGCGATGAAGGGGCTCGACCCCGAGGAGCGCAAGGCGCGGGGCCAGGAGCTGAACCGCGTCAAGCAGGCCATCGAGAAGGCGCTCGAAGAGCGCGAGGCCGAGATCAAGGCGGCCGAGCTGGCGGCCAAACTCGAGCGCGAGCGCGAGGACGTCAGCCTGCCGGGCCTGGCGCTGGCGCCGGGGGGGTTCCACGTCGCGACCCAGATTCTGGACGAGCTGGTCGACGTCTTCCGGCGCATGGGCTACCAGGCGGTGACGGGGCCGGAGGCGGAGGACGAGTTCCACAACTTCGACGCCCTCAACATCCCGCCCCACCACCCGGCGCGCGACATGTGGGACACCTTCTGGCTCGAGGACGGGCACCTGCTGCGCACCCACACCTCGCCGATGCAGGTGCGCTACATGGAGGCCCACACCCCGCCCTTCCAGATCGTCGTGCCCGGCAAGGTCTACCGTCACGAGGCCACCGACGCCACCCACGAGGCGATGTTCCACCAGCTCGAGGGGCTGGCGGTGGGCGAGGGCATCACCCTGGCCCACCTCAAGGGGGCGCTCCTCACGATGGCGCGGGCGCTCTACGGCGAAAACGCCAAGGTGCGGCTGCAGCCCAG
This genomic stretch from Oceanithermus profundus DSM 14977 harbors:
- a CDS encoding uracil-xanthine permease family protein; amino-acid sequence: MERHAPNKWILGLQHTVAMFGATVLVPLLTGLDPSVALVSAGAGTLLFHLITGGRVPVFLGSSFAFIAPMVAASKAGFSIAAIGGGIAAAGLVYALMALVVTAIGSERVRRVFPPVVTGPVIVVIGLTLAPVAIDMATKGWLLAIVTLAAAIVAAVFFHGLFKMLPILVGVGVGYVVALFTGAVDLTPVREAAWVGLPAFTWARFELGAVFLIAPVAFVTVMEHIGDILTNGRVVGQDFFKKPGLHRTLLGDGAATALAGLIGGPANTTYSENTGVLAVTKVYDPAILRIAAVFAILLGFSPKLAALLQTLPVGVLGGISILLFGMIASVGIRTLSEAQIDFTHSRNMIVVALILVLGLGGAVADLGTITVAGAEVPLQASGMALAALVGVIVNLLLPVEIDEPEA
- a CDS encoding DUF533 domain-containing protein, giving the protein MGGFSDVLGALLESQLSGGAAEKLKRGLQGGGLEQMLGEALGGGGASGALGQLLGGSGGGGAAGVLGQLLGGSGGRANTGGLEALAGQLLGGGRPARARDLGGGLMALLGGLAMAAMAPDGRRPARAPVGLRAPETSEEEEELENAAQVVLMAMINAAKADGRIDPDEARRIVGRLDAMNADREVRDWVFEQMSGPPDAGPVVEAARGDPELAAQVYAATLLAVEVDTAAENRYLEELQRALDLPAAVAARIERAVRA
- a CDS encoding tetratricopeptide repeat protein, with translation MRAGIWLVLLFLPVLALSPEAVQLLNEARALAEQAQETYEAQFPDKPLWAQAIAKAEAAAKLEPDEPEVWRVLAQIYTTTGWWIRAEKAWKRYLVLAGESNPAPLAEALRALGFLAYQRGDVKAALDYFEQALVLEPESEEALAWLGRIYLELGDGIRAAEYWRLAAKVNPSPRNTYFAEQAEKMAQYGSEAVKAFYQGYAAWEAGDYPTAIQQFETAAGLAPDWSEAHRWLARSYMDAGMPARAIPHWEKVIALEGNPADARHFLKLAREAAGVGLSAADAFFKGVAAYEAGRLEEAEHWFARAVEADPEYAKAWRWLGRVRYEQGRYAEAARAYERAVELDPEDTSARYFLRLARQAAGE
- the pheS gene encoding phenylalanine--tRNA ligase subunit alpha — protein: MLEEALAEIRAAASLEALQEIKVRFLGKKGRLTQAFKAMKGLDPEERKARGQELNRVKQAIEKALEEREAEIKAAELAAKLEREREDVSLPGLALAPGGFHVATQILDELVDVFRRMGYQAVTGPEAEDEFHNFDALNIPPHHPARDMWDTFWLEDGHLLRTHTSPMQVRYMEAHTPPFQIVVPGKVYRHEATDATHEAMFHQLEGLAVGEGITLAHLKGALLTMARALYGENAKVRLQPSFFPFVEPGVEFLVWWTDPRTGEGRWLEVGGAGMVHPAVFKAADDAREKAGLPRVYENVTGFAFGLGVERIAMLRYGIPDVRYFYSNRLAFLRQFPRP